Proteins encoded within one genomic window of Bacillota bacterium:
- a CDS encoding GNAT family N-acetyltransferase encodes MADGIQIRLAALDDRPALVPLLEQLGYPSAPFEVQEWLMVILRHPDYSTWVAEQGERIVGLAGARIGYTYERNGCYGQLMVLVVDAGFRRSGVGTALVRAVEEWTRKQGGVAVLLNSSKYRKEAHRFYERLGYTATGLRFVKELQPD; translated from the coding sequence TTGGCTGATGGCATACAAATCCGCTTGGCTGCACTTGATGATAGACCCGCGCTCGTACCGCTCTTGGAGCAGTTGGGTTACCCTTCCGCACCATTTGAGGTTCAGGAGTGGTTAATGGTAATCCTTAGACATCCTGACTACAGCACATGGGTCGCTGAGCAAGGGGAACGCATTGTCGGTCTGGCTGGTGCCCGTATCGGCTATACTTATGAGAGAAACGGTTGCTATGGTCAGCTGATGGTGCTTGTAGTCGACGCGGGGTTCCGTAGAAGCGGAGTAGGTACCGCATTGGTTCGAGCGGTAGAAGAATGGACTAGAAAGCAAGGCGGTGTCGCCGTGCTGCTCAACAGCAGCAAGTACCGTAAGGAGGCACATCGATTCTACGAGCGGCTGGGCTATACAGCTACCGGGTTGCGTTTCGTGAAAGAGCTTCAGCCAGACTGA